The nucleotide window CCGAACTCGTCGGCTGGCATCGAGGTAACTCAGCCACGTATCTATTACGGGGAGACAACGACCGACTACGCAATCGTGAACACGAAAACTCGGGAACTCGATTACCCGAGTGGTGGAAAGAACGTCTATACGTCGTACGACGGCGACGGCGGCACCGTGCTCGACTCGACGCTCCGGGAACTCGTCTATTCGATCAAGTTCATGGACCCTCGAATCGTCCTGTCGGACTCGGTGACTGCGGAGTCTCGATTGCAGTTCAACCGAGATATCCAAACCCGGGCACCAACCATCGCTCCCTTCCTCGAATACGACCGTGACCCGTACGTGGTGGTGTCGAATGGGAAGCTCTACTGGATCTACGATGCCTACACCACGAGCAACAACTATCCCTACTCAGACCGGGTTCGGTTCAGGGGGAAGCGGGTGAATTACGTCCGAAACTCAGTGAAAGTCGTCATCGACGCGCACACTGGCGAGACCACCTACTACGTCGCGGAACCCGACGACCCGCTTATCCAGACCTACCGGAAAGCTTTCCCGGGGTTGTTCGAGGACTTCGAGGAGATGCCTGCTGACCTCCGTCAACACGTGCGGTATCCCGAGGACGCCTTCCGAGTTCAGGCGCAGCAGTACCTCGTCTACCACATGAAGGACCCGCGGGTGTTCTACAACAAAGAGGACTCCTGGCGCATCCCGAACGAGATTGCCCGAGGGGAAGAGATTCCGATGGACCCCTACTACATCATCATGACGTTCCCCGGGGAAGAGGACCCCGAGTTCGTGATGATTCAACCGTACATCCCGGAGGGACGACAGAACATGATTGGCTGGCTTGCCGCTCGGTCCGACCCGCCGAACTACGGGACGCTCAAAGCGTTCCGCTTCTCGAAGCAGCGGTTGACCTTCGGGCCGATGCAGATCGAGTCGCGTATCGACCAAGACGCCGACATCTCCCAACAGATCACTCTCTGGTCGCAGGCTGGGTCGTCAGTCATCCGCGGGAATCTGCTGGCGATTCCGATCGACGACACCATCATCTACATCGAACCGCTCTTTCTCGAATCTCGGGAGCAAGGGTCGCTGCCGGAACTCAAGCGAGTCATTTTGGTCCACGGCGACCGAGTGACGATGCAGCCATCGCTCGACCGGGCGCTGGCGGTCCAAGCTGGGGCAGCCAGACCCGAGGCGGTGAGTCCCGATACCGGCCTGTCACAGGCTGAACTCGAGCGGGCCCAGACGTTGTACGACGAGGCCCAGGCGGCATTGGAGCGTGGCGACTTCGAGACATACGCACAGAAGATCACCGCGCTCGGCGAGTTGCTGGAAGCGTCCGAATCCCAACGAAGCACGCGATCTGAGACACGTTCGATTAGCAGCGTTCGCCCCAATCTCGCCAGTCGTGCGTATCGTGTAGCCTGACTTCGACCTCGATCCCGCACCCGGAACAGTAGAATGCGACCCGCTGATAGCCCGGTTGGAACTCCTCTGTTTCACCGTGGTCGGGACAGGAGACCCGAATCCCTCGTTCTGGCCCGTCAGGTCGCTCGATTTCGTAGAGAGTCATTGTCGTGGTTCGACCGCTTTACACGGGTATACCCGACGTATCTCCTTAACTCAGTGGGTCGCGAGTCTCCACAACGGTATCGTCTCATTTTCACGTGATGCAAAACCTAACGACGAATCTCTCGGTACCCTCGTAGCTGATCTCGCTGATGTCGATTGTAGATGGCTCTTCACCGAGGGCGGCTAACTCATAGATGAGGTCCTCGAAGTAGTCGTAGTCGCAGCACATCCGACAGAACGGACCCTCGAACTCGACAACGAACGTGTCCGCCGCGTAGTCGATTAGTTCGGCCGTCGCCATCGGACTCCGATACTCGTTGTACGTTTCGATGGCTTCGTCGAGGGTGGCAGCAGAGACCATACGGTGTGTCTGAATCTATGACCAGCACGCACTAAAGGTACACTTCGGTGGGGATACGCTCTTTGGCGACCCGCACGTGAACTCCCATATGGCCTGGGATCCGAAGTCCGATATCGGTGAGCAACCGATACCCGTGCCGACACCAGACGAGCTCGTTGTGCACCTTCGAGAGGCGGGCGCGAAGTGTGTCTATCTCTCTCGGGAGAGGGCTTTCCGCGAGGGCACGGTTCCCATCACCGTCACCTATGAATTCTCCCGTGAAGAAACGGAAGACGACACAGGGTCAGAGATGGTACATGAGATGTTGACGAGCGTATTCGACGCATTCGGCGATCAGATCTGGTTTCACGATCGGAAGTGGTTCCTCGACTGGAGCGTCGAGCCCGCGTTCACGGAGCCAGAACTGGACCTCATCCCCCTCTATGACCGTCGCGTCGAACGGAAACACGGCGACGGGTTCAATCTCTGGAATCTACGCTTTGTCTACGAAGCGTATCGAGAATGACTGCTCGTCCGGCGCGAAACGTTTGAGCTCCCGAATCGCCTCTCACTCATTGCTGTCGCCTCACTCATTGCTGTCACCTCACTCATTGCTGTCGCCTCACACACTGCTATCGCTGCGTCCCAGTTCGTCGGCGATTTCTTCGAACACTGCCTCTTCCCGGTCTGCAATGTCGCCGATGAGGGTCGCGGCCTCCGCGAAGCGTGCCGGTTGCGGCTCGTCTTCCGCGATAATATCGTCAAGGAGCGTCTTGACGTTCCGCCACTCCTCACCGACGCTGGCCATTCGGTCAGCGAGGTCGTGGGCGAGTCCGGTCCGCTGTCCTAACTCTTCGAGCGCTTCGGCGTAGAGCACACGGAAAGCGGCCCCTTCACCGTGTTCGTCGATGCTTTGTCGAGCAGCCCGTACCGGTCGGACTGGTTCGGGCAGCTCCGGCCATGTTCCGAGATAGTCTGCGAACGAGCGTAGCGCCGGGATGCCTTCCTCACCCGGCCCCCGTGCGTCTCGCTTTATCTGAAGTGGGTCGAGTATATACGTCGCGGCTTGCCGAAGGCCGGCAGCGGCCGCATCGGTTCCGTCTGCTGTGATTCTTGCACGGGTCACGACGAGATATTCGTTGTCCAGCGGCACAAATCGGTCAGCGGACCAGGCATCCTCGAGTGTCGAGCGCGACACCTCCGTTTGTTCCTCCATCGCTCCATCCGAGAGCTGTACCGTCTCATCGTCGTATCCAGTCATCACTGCGACGTGGGGTGGCAGATGGGGGAAGTCATCAGGGAGATAGTCCAGGGAAGCCGGGTCGAGGAACAGTATAATCGGGTCGTCCGCGTCTACACGAGCGGTCGTCTCCTCCCAGGCTGTCTCGAAGTCATCGCCTGCTTTGGACAAGTGAGAGATACCGAGTCGCTCGAAGAAGGCCCGTTCCAGCCAAGTCGGACTGGTCCGGAACGTAACCCAGGACTCCTCGGGGTGCTCGTAGAGGACGAACGCTGGACCTCCACCGATACCGAAACAACTTGCCTCGCTGTAGTTCCACCCGTAATACTCAGTGACGTTCCTGAGCGCCGCTGCTCCACAGTGGACTCCAGATTGATGGTCGTACCCCTCGATGAGCTCCATACGAAATGTACGTTCGATGGATAGTTAACTCCACCTGAGACGGGGGACTCAGCGAAGCAGTTCGGACTCGGTTCCGTTCACACTCCAGACGAATTTCACTGAGTTTGGTACGGGTCCTCAACATATTCAACCGATGCCTGCCTCTAGCTGGTATGTTCCCTAACCTCGTCGGTAGCTGGCGCACTCTCCCGGTGTTCGGTGTAAAGACAGCCCTCGAACGTCACTCCAGAAACCACGAGACGACAACGCCTCTCGAACCGACTCCCAGCGATGTCGTCTACACTGAAAATAAACTCGAACTCCGGCACTACCAGCCACGACCTGAGGTGCAGCAGAACGTCCCGATTTTGCTCGTGTATGCGATTATCAACCGCCCATCAATCCTCGATTTTCAGCCCGACCGAAGCGTCGTCCAACAGTTTCTCGACCAGGGGTTCGATGTCTTTCTCCTCGACTGGGGTGCCCCCTCCGTTCTGGATGCCCATCTCGGATTAGAGGATTTCGTAACTCGGTATCTCGCCAACTGCGTCGATGTCGTCACCGAACGAACTGAGGCGGACGCGCTCCATCTATTTGGCTACTGTACCGGCGCGACACTGGCCGCAATCTTCGCGGCATTATATCCGCAACTGGTCCGTACGCTCGGGATGCTTGCGCCGGTGCTGAATTTTGATGTCGATGGGGGCATCTTCGACCTCTGGGGGCGTGAAGAAAGCTACAATCCTCAACATCTGGTCGATACCTTCGGAAACGCTCCCGGCGAATGGCTCGCGATGGAATTTTCGCTCGTCGACCCGGTCGAATACCACCTCGCCCGCTATCTCAGCCTCTACGAGCATATTGCCGATGAGGAGTTCCTGTCACGGTTCTTGCGTAGGCTTCAGTGGGGTTTTGACACCGTTGACGTCGCAGGCGAGCTGTACACTGAATTCCTTGTGGACCTCTATCGCGAGAACAGGCTGATGAAGGGAACACTCTCGGTAGGAGGGGAAACTATTGACCTCGAAACCCTAGAGATGCCCATACTGGACATCATCGGGATGGACGACCAATTTATCCCGGCTGAGGCTAGCCTCCCCTTTATCGAGGCAGTCCCCAGTACAGATACGACGGTGATCGAGTACCCGGCCGATCACGTCGGGTTGTCGACCGGTGAAGGGGCTCATACAGACCTCTGGCCCC belongs to Haloferax mediterranei ATCC 33500 and includes:
- a CDS encoding UPF0182 family membrane protein; translation: MLVSRRPWKRLLLGLVAVFALYGIVALPSLYGDFLWFAALGYDSVFLTILAYWTVLFVLTAGISFLVLSTNYRIATQNLRRIDAPAPPWTYRAGIVVFSVLIGLIHASAWDTVLRFLHATPFGVADPISGRDVAFYVYTLSFLNLVVGYLLLVAAAGTVLSLSLYSRQFVATAGTVSDSGNSSDVWAYLSYLREYAYAHVTTNVGVLMVLLGAVFALDRYELFFSPRGAVFGVGATDRTVFLPLLGLLTVTALIGGLVVLANTRFQDARAVYVPIALLVGFFLVGNAAGAIYQGFVVEPDELNKEEKYIKNEIEFTNRAYALDRIEEREFPVSETLTREQIDDNRGTIDNVRLWDPRPLLKTYNELQIFRTYYRFTDVDIDRYEVDNQETQVMVSAREIEFRALPPESQTWVNRHLVYTHGFGVAMSPVSTVTADGLPAFYIKDIPPNSSAGIEVTQPRIYYGETTTDYAIVNTKTRELDYPSGGKNVYTSYDGDGGTVLDSTLRELVYSIKFMDPRIVLSDSVTAESRLQFNRDIQTRAPTIAPFLEYDRDPYVVVSNGKLYWIYDAYTTSNNYPYSDRVRFRGKRVNYVRNSVKVVIDAHTGETTYYVAEPDDPLIQTYRKAFPGLFEDFEEMPADLRQHVRYPEDAFRVQAQQYLVYHMKDPRVFYNKEDSWRIPNEIARGEEIPMDPYYIIMTFPGEEDPEFVMIQPYIPEGRQNMIGWLAARSDPPNYGTLKAFRFSKQRLTFGPMQIESRIDQDADISQQITLWSQAGSSVIRGNLLAIPIDDTIIYIEPLFLESREQGSLPELKRVILVHGDRVTMQPSLDRALAVQAGAARPEAVSPDTGLSQAELERAQTLYDEAQAALERGDFETYAQKITALGELLEASESQRSTRSETRSISSVRPNLASRAYRVA
- a CDS encoding BtrH N-terminal domain-containing protein, with amino-acid sequence MELIEGYDHQSGVHCGAAALRNVTEYYGWNYSEASCFGIGGGPAFVLYEHPEESWVTFRTSPTWLERAFFERLGISHLSKAGDDFETAWEETTARVDADDPIILFLDPASLDYLPDDFPHLPPHVAVMTGYDDETVQLSDGAMEEQTEVSRSTLEDAWSADRFVPLDNEYLVVTRARITADGTDAAAAGLRQAATYILDPLQIKRDARGPGEEGIPALRSFADYLGTWPELPEPVRPVRAARQSIDEHGEGAAFRVLYAEALEELGQRTGLAHDLADRMASVGEEWRNVKTLLDDIIAEDEPQPARFAEAATLIGDIADREEAVFEEIADELGRSDSSV
- a CDS encoding alpha/beta fold hydrolase, with the protein product MFPNLVGSWRTLPVFGVKTALERHSRNHETTTPLEPTPSDVVYTENKLELRHYQPRPEVQQNVPILLVYAIINRPSILDFQPDRSVVQQFLDQGFDVFLLDWGAPSVLDAHLGLEDFVTRYLANCVDVVTERTEADALHLFGYCTGATLAAIFAALYPQLVRTLGMLAPVLNFDVDGGIFDLWGREESYNPQHLVDTFGNAPGEWLAMEFSLVDPVEYHLARYLSLYEHIADEEFLSRFLRRLQWGFDTVDVAGELYTEFLVDLYRENRLMKGTLSVGGETIDLETLEMPILDIIGMDDQFIPAEASLPFIEAVPSTDTTVIEYPADHVGLSTGEGAHTDLWPRVCEWFAARSEASPNG